From Kitasatospora sp. MAP12-44:
TGCGGGACGGTGATGCGCTCGGCGCCGTTCGGGCTGCTGCGGCTGGGTCCTGACTGGGCGTTCGAGCTGGCCGGGCGGTGCGCGCAGATCACCCACGGGCATCCGACCGGCTATCTGTCGGCCGGCGCCTTCGCGGCGCTGGTGGAGCTGGTGGTCGCGGGGCAGCCGCTGCCCACCGCCGTCGACCAGGTGATCGCGCAGGTCGAGCGGTGGCCGCAGAGCGCGGAGACCGTGGTGGCGCTGCGCCGGGCGGTGGCGCTGGCGGCCGGCGAGGAGCCGTCCGAGGACGTGGTCGAGCGGGTCGGGCTCGGCTGGATCGCCGAGGAGTGCCTGGCGATCGCGGTGTACTGCGCGCTGGTGGCGCAGCGGGTCGGGGTGCGGCGGGCGCTGCTGCTGGCGGTGAACCACTCGGGCGACAGCGACTCGGTGGGCGCGGTCTGCGGCAACCTGCTGGGCGCGGCGTACGGGCTGAGCGCGCTGCCGGGCGAGTGGGTGGCGGCCGTCGAGGGGCGGGACGTGCTGCTGCGGGTGGCCGACGACCTGGTGGACCTCTTCGCCGCCTCAGGCAGCGCCCTCGAGGGGCGCTACCCGGCGGGCTGACGGGCGCTCAGTCCCAGAGCGCGCCGAGCGCGCGCAACTCGTCGCGGTGCTCGATCCGGCGCACCCAGTCCTCGGGCCACGCCTCCGCGCCGCCGTGCGCGCCCGCGAAGGCGCCGGCCAGGCAGGCGATCGAGTCGGAGTCGCCGCTGGAGTACGCCCCGCGGCGCACGGCGGCGACCGGGTCGTCCGGGAAGAGCAGGAAGCAGAGCAGGCCGGTGGCCAGCGCCTCCTCGGCGATCCAGCCCTCCCCGGTGGCCAGGCAGGGATCCGCCTCGCGGTCGGGCACGGCGAGCGCCGCGTCCAGCCGGTCGAGCACGCCCAGGCAGTCGTCCCAGCCCCTCGCCATGAACTCCTCCGCCGAGTGGTCGTGCGCACGGAAGACCAGGTCGCCGAGCCAGAACGCGTCGTAGCGGGTGCGGTTCGCCAGTGCGTACGCGCGCAGTGCGGCCGGCAGCCCGGCCGGCTCGGTGCCCTGGGCGAGCAGCCGGACGGCGTAGGCGGTCAGGTCGCTGGCGGCGAGCGCGGTGGGGTGGCCGTGGGTGAGCGCGGACTGCAGCTGGGCCGCGCCGGAGAGTTGGCGCTCGGTCAGCTCGCGGACCAGGCCGAGCGGGGCGACCCGCATATTGGCGCCGCAGCCCTTGGAGTCGACCTGGCTGGCCTCCTGCCAGCGCCGCTCCGGCTTGCTGAGCAGGAAACAGCCGGTCAGGCAGGTCCGGCCAGGGGCGCGGTTGTTCTCCGGCGAGCGCCACCAGTCGACGAACTCCTCACGGACCGGGCGCTCCAGGCGCAGCGGGGTGAGTGGGCCGCGCTCCAGCGCGATCCGCAGGCCGCGGGCCAGCGCGAGGGTCATCTGGGTGTCGTCGGTGACCAGCGCGGGCTTGGGCAGGTCGAGTTCGCGCCAGTCGGGGCAGTAGGCGGCGATCTGCGACAGCGGCATGAACTCGGTGGGGTGGCCGAGCGCGTCGCCGACCGCCAGGCCGAGCAGGGCGCCGGTGGCGCGGGTGGTGGTCATCAGGTGGTCACCAGGAGTTCGGTCAGGCCGCGGATCACGTAGCCGGGCTGCCAGCGGGGTTCGGCGGTCAGGGTCAGGGCGGGGGCGCGGCGCAGCAGCGCGCCGTAGGACTCGGTGAGTTCGAGCCGGGCGAGCGGGGCGCCGAGGCAGAAGTGGATGCCCGCGCCGAAGCTGAGGTGCGGGTTGTCGGCGCGGGTGACGTCGAGGCGGTCCGGGTCGGCGAACCGGGCCGGGTCGCGGTTGGCCGAGCCG
This genomic window contains:
- a CDS encoding ADP-ribosylglycohydrolase family protein translates to MEGYRERVRGSLLGGAVGDALGWPVEFLQLQQIREQYGPAGVGGLEPPQHRSYRGRTDDRPGDVTDDTQMTLFTAEGLIRARLAGGPEGAGPALHAAYRRWFLTQQQDAPDERPLPAPYDGWLLRQPFLYARRAPGRACWTGLEEHPVYPQPAPFGQAGPVNGHSKGCGTVMRSAPFGLLRLGPDWAFELAGRCAQITHGHPTGYLSAGAFAALVELVVAGQPLPTAVDQVIAQVERWPQSAETVVALRRAVALAAGEEPSEDVVERVGLGWIAEECLAIAVYCALVAQRVGVRRALLLAVNHSGDSDSVGAVCGNLLGAAYGLSALPGEWVAAVEGRDVLLRVADDLVDLFAASGSALEGRYPAG
- a CDS encoding ADP-ribosylglycohydrolase family protein, giving the protein MTTTRATGALLGLAVGDALGHPTEFMPLSQIAAYCPDWRELDLPKPALVTDDTQMTLALARGLRIALERGPLTPLRLERPVREEFVDWWRSPENNRAPGRTCLTGCFLLSKPERRWQEASQVDSKGCGANMRVAPLGLVRELTERQLSGAAQLQSALTHGHPTALAASDLTAYAVRLLAQGTEPAGLPAALRAYALANRTRYDAFWLGDLVFRAHDHSAEEFMARGWDDCLGVLDRLDAALAVPDREADPCLATGEGWIAEEALATGLLCFLLFPDDPVAAVRRGAYSSGDSDSIACLAGAFAGAHGGAEAWPEDWVRRIEHRDELRALGALWD